The Euphorbia lathyris chromosome 2, ddEupLath1.1, whole genome shotgun sequence genome includes a window with the following:
- the LOC136219543 gene encoding methionine aminopeptidase 2B, producing MADDKADKQIPVEENRAESENGTKTENETSEPSVSNENNEFSNLSIAMQNDEEDSKEVAKKKKKKNKSKKKKELPQQTDPPTIPIIELFPSGEFPEGEIQQYKDDNLWRTTSEEKRELERLEKPMYNSVRQAAEVHRQVRKYIKSILKPGMLMTDLCETLENTVRKLISENGLQAGIAFPTGCSLNWVAAHWTPNSGDKTVLQYDDVMKLDFGTHIDGYIVDCAFTVAFNPMFDPLLEASREATNTGIKEAGIDVRLCDVGAAIQEVMESYEVEINGKVYQVKSIRNLNGHSIGRYQIHAGKSVPIVKGGEQTKMEEGEFFAIETFASTGKGYVREDLECSHYMKNFDAGHIPLRLPRAKQLLTTINKNFSTLAFCRRYLDRLGETKYLMALKNLCDAGIVQPYPPLCDNKGSYVSQFEHTILLRPSCKEVISRGDDY from the exons ATGGCGGATGACAAGGCAGATAAACAAATCCCTGTTGAGGAAAACAGAGCTGAATCAGAAAATGGGACTAAAACAGAAAATGAGACTTCAGAGCCTTCAGTAAGCAATGAAAATAATGAGTTCTCTAACCTTTCTATTGCTATGCAAAATGATGAAGAAGACAGCAAAG AGGttgcaaagaaaaaaaagaagaaaaataaaagcaa GAAAAAGAAGGAATTGCCACAGCAGACCGATCCACCTACTATTCCTATTATTGAGCTTTTTCCATCGGGAGAATTTCCCGAGGGCGAAATTCAACAATACAAAGATGA TAATTTATGGAGGACTACGTCTGAAGAGAAGAGAGAGTTGGAGCGCCTAGAAAAGCCCATGTATAATTCAGTTCGCCAGGCAGCAGAAGTTCATCGTCAG GTCCGGAAATACATTAAAAGCATCCTAAAGCCTGGAATGTTAATGACCGACTTGTGTGAGACCTTGGAGAATACAGTTCGTAAGCTAATATCAGAGAATGGTTTGCAAGCAGGCATTGCATTCCCTACTGGATGTTCTCTGAACTG GGTTGCCGCTCATTGGACTCCAAATTCAGGGGATAAAACTGTACTTCAATATGATGACGTGATGAAGTTGGATTTTGGAACCCATATTGATG GGTACATTGTGGACTGTGCTTTTACAGTGGCATTCAACCCTATGTTTGATCCACTGCTTGAAGCTTCACGGGAAGCAACCAACACGGGTATCAAG GAAGCTGGGATTGATGTGCGTCTTTGTGACGTTGGTGCTGCCATCCAAGAGGTCATGGAATCATATGAAGTTGAAATTAATGGGAAGGTGTATCAAG TTAAAAGCATCCGGAATTTGAATGGACACAGCATAGGCCGCTACCAAATCCATGCTGGAAAATCAGTTCCAATTGTCAAAGGAGGGGAGCAAACTAAAATGGAAGAGGGTGAATTTTTCGCAATCGAAACATTTGCATCAACAG GCAAAGGATATGTGAGAGAAGATCTAGAGTGCAGCCATTACATGAAAAACTTCGATGCTGGCCATATCCCATTGAGATTGCCAAGAGCGAAGCAACTGCTGACTACAATTAACAAAAACTTCTCTACATTGGCCTTCTGTCGACGGTATTTAGACCGCCTTGGAGAAACCAAATATTTGATGGCATTAAAGAACTTATGCGATGCTGGAATCGTTCAG CCATATCCTCCTTTGTGTGATAATAAGGGCAGCTACGTATCCCAGTTCGAGCATACTATATTACTACGGCCAAGCTGCAAGGAAGTTATATCCAGAGGAGATGACTACTAG
- the LOC136219544 gene encoding uncharacterized protein → MATATVSVAVVASKIIKCSGVRFGISRRIGTGTFNHRQFSIKSETPLLPRYHRFSCFCSTANVNVNAEEPTTVSTGTANSSESGSDGDGVSIKDVAKMLDIRVGRITKAWRHEEADSLYVEEVDVGEAEPRTICSGLVKYIPLDHLQDRKVVVLGNLKPRNMRGVKSSGMLMAASDASHENVELLHPPQDSVPGERIWFGSEDDKDNQPDPASPNQIQKKKVWESVQPHLKTNDSCVAMLGGHLMRTSAGVVVCTSLKNANIS, encoded by the exons ATGGCAACGGCGACGGTCTCAGTTGCTGTAGTGGCGTCTAAGATTATAAAATGCAGCGGGGTTCGGTTTGGTATCAGCCGTCGAATTGGTACTGGTACTTTTAACCATCGTCAATTTAGTATCAAATCGGAGACGCCACTTTTGCCGAGGTACCATCGTTTCTCTTGCTTTTGCAGCACCGCTAATGTAAATGTGAATGCGGAGGAGCCAACCACAGTTTCCACCGGCACTGCGAACTCATCTGAATCGGGATCAGATGGAGATGGCGTCAGTATAAAAGATGTAGCCAAGATGCTCGACATAAGGGTTGGCCGAATTACCAAAGCTTGGAGACACGAGGAGGCTGATTCTCTCTATGTGGAGGAGGTGGACGTAGGAGAGGCTGAGCCTCGTACAATTTGCAGTGGCCTTGTCAAGTACATCCCTCTCGATCATCTTCAG GATAGGAAAGTGGTGGTGCTTGGTAATCTGAAGCCGAGGAATATGCGCGGGGTGAAGTCAAGTGGAATGCTTATGGCTGCTTCAGATGCTTCTCATGAGAATGTTGAgcttcttcatcctcctcaGGATTCAGTTCCAGGGGAAAGGATTTGGTTTGGCTCTGAAGATGACAAAGACAATCAACCAGATCCTGCTTCTCCTAATCAG ATCCAAAAGAAAAAGGTATGGGAATCAGTGCAGCCTCATCTGAAGACAAATGATTCCTGTGTAGCTATGCTTGGGGGACATTTAATGCGGACTTCTGCGGGTGTGGTGGTATGCACTTCTCTTAAGAATGCTAATATCTCTTGA
- the LOC136219545 gene encoding methylenetetrahydrofolate reductase (NADH) 2-like has translation MKVIDKINAASGLAASHANGGGASDKVSFSFEFFPPKTDDGVENLFERMDRMVVHNPTFCDITWGAGGSTADLTLDIAKRMQNIICVETMMHLTCTNMPVEKIDHALQTIKSNGIQNVLALRGDPPHGQDKFVQVQGGFSCALDLVKHIRSQYGDYFGITVAGYPEAHPDAIESDGLATPENYQKDLEYLKQKVDAGADLIVTQLFYDTDIFLKFVNDCRQIGITCPIVPGIMPINNYKGFIRMTGFCKTKIPDEVTAALEPIKDNEEAVRAYGIHLGTEMCKKVIAHGIKAVHLYTLNMEKSALAILMNLGLIEESKVRRSLPWRPPANIFRVKEDVRPIFWANRPKSYITRTLGWEQYPHGRWGDSCNPSYGALTDHQFMRPRARDKKLHDEWAVPLKGVEDIYEKFRTYCTGKLKSSPWSELDGLQLETKIINKQLEKINLKGFLTINSQPAVNGEKSDSPSVGWGGPGGYVYQKAYLEFFCSAEKLHTLVEKINAFPQFTYIAVKSAGSLQSNVGPNDVNAVTWGVFPAKQIIQPTVVDPVSFNVWKDEAFEIWSRGWASLYPEGDPSRKLIEEVQNSYYLVSLVDNDYVNGDIFAVFANL, from the exons ATGAAGGTCATAGACAAGATCAATGCAGCTTCAGGACTAGCTGCCTCTCATGCCAATGGAGGAGGAGCCTCCGATAAGGTCTCTTTCTCCTTCGAATTCTTCCCTCCTAAGACTGACGATGGAGTCGAAAATCTCTTCGAGAGAATGGATCGAATGGTTGTTCACAATCCCACATTCTGTGATATCACTTGGGGTGCCGGTGGCTCCACCGCAGATCTCACTCTTGACATCGCTAAAAGGATGCAAAATATCATCTGTGTCGAGACTATGATGCATCTTACCTGCACTAACATGCCTGTTGAGAAGATCGACCATGCTCTTCAAACTATCAAATCTAATGGAATTCAGAATGTTCTTGCCCTTCGTGGTGATCCTCCCCATGGACAGGATAAGTTTGTTCAGGTTCAAGGCGGATTTTCTTGTGCTCTTGATCTG GTCAAACATATCAGATCTCAATATGGTGACTATTTTGGCATTACTGTTGCTGGCTATCCAG AGGCACATCCGGATGCAATCGAAAGCGATGGGTTGGCCACACCGGAGAATTACCAGAAAGATCTCGAGTATTTGAAGCAAAAG GTTGATGCTGGAGCTGATCTAATTGTCACACAACTATTCTATGATACTGATATTTTTCTTAAATTCGTGAATGACTGTCGTCAAATTGGAATTACTTGTCCCATCGTACCTGGAATCATGCCCATTAATAACTACAAGGGTTTCATAAGAATGACTGGCTTTTGCAAAACAAAG ATACCAGATGAGGTTACTGCTGCATTGGAGCCAATCAAGGACAATGAAGAAGCTGTCAGAGCCTATGGAATTCACCTTGGAACAGAAATGTGCAAGAAGGTTATAGCTCATGGAATTAAGGCAGTGCATCTTTACACCCTAAACATGGAGAAGTCAGCTTTGGCTATATTAATG AATCTTGGTTTGATTGAGGAGTCAAAGGTCAGAAGGTCGTTACCATGGCGACCCCCAGCAAATATCTTCCGAGTTAAGGAAGATGTTCGCCCAATTTTTTG GGCTAATCGCCCCAAGAGCTACATCACCAGAACCTTGGGCTGGGAGCAGTACCCACATGGCCGATGGGGTGATTCCTGTAATCCATCCTATGGTGCTTTAACTGACCATCAG TTCATGCGACCACGTGCACGTGATAAGAAACTTCACGATGAATGGGCTGTCCCCTTGAAAGGCGTCGAAGATATTTATGAG AAATTTAGAACATACTGCACTGGGAAGTTGAAAAGCAGTCCATGGTCAGAATTAGATGGCCTTCAACTAGAGACAAAGATCATTAATAAACAGCTTGAGAAGATCAACTTGAAGGGATTCTTGACTATCAATAGTCAACCAGCAGTCAATGGGGAAAAATCTGACTCTCCATCTGTCG GTTGGGGAGGGCCAGGGGGCTATGTTTATCAGAAAGCTTATCTAGAGTTTTTCTGCTCTGCTGAGAAGCTACATACTCTTGTTGAAAAGATCAATGCTTTCCCTCAATTTACATACATAGCTGTGAAGAGTGCAGGCAGTTTGCAGTCTAATGTTGGCCCGAATGACGTGAACGCAGTGACCTGGGGAGTCTTCCCTGCAAAGCAGATTATCCAGCCAACTGTTGTCGATCCCGTTAGCTTCAACGTGTGGAAGGACGAGGCATTTGAGATATGGTCTCGAGGATGGGCTTCTTTGTACCCAGAGGGTGATCCATCCAGAAAATTGATTGAAGAG GTGCAGAACAGCTACTACTTGGTTAGCTTGGTAGATAATGATTATGTGAATGGTGATATTTTTGCTGTGTTTGCCAATTTGTGA